In Bacillota bacterium, one genomic interval encodes:
- a CDS encoding YheC/YheD family protein has translation MLVRVELAALLEDVGGSIMRMPWSLMRDLGVSESTLEVCLGQSMAQAQVERLSAEDDDRRVYLSKPLLMSLHLNECMRLGFWREQGSNRLRLGPVLGILVGLHSDKMLGLREKNIRDFARLARQRGALTYAFGASDIDWQRSCITGWVFNRHKLVRMECPLPDVVYDKVSSRRVENSGAVIEMKDRLREYPRLKYYNLAFFNKWDVHCLLAAHPLLSKFLPSTAELTPERLLEYLGRYRAVFVKPTEGSLGSGILRIGRVGTLYSYRFTRLNRPDLQGVCYSSDKVVRLIKKLMQQGQYVVQRGLRLARVNGGPFDCRVLLQKNLRNKWVVESIVARVAEPGNIISNMSDGAYLLHPRQALLLSFGPQGNSSMLIRTMRRIARATALAIEKGMGMEFAEMGVDLAFDTNGRLWILEANSRPGRQTNDLRERHVSSSVVRFVGYLCSRGRL, from the coding sequence GTGCTTGTAAGAGTAGAATTGGCGGCGCTTCTTGAGGACGTAGGCGGTAGTATTATGCGAATGCCTTGGAGTCTGATGAGGGATCTGGGCGTTAGTGAATCTACACTAGAAGTCTGTTTGGGCCAGTCGATGGCGCAGGCACAGGTGGAAAGACTCTCTGCGGAAGATGATGACAGACGAGTCTATCTTAGCAAACCACTCCTAATGTCCCTACATCTTAATGAGTGTATGCGTCTTGGTTTCTGGCGAGAGCAAGGCAGCAATAGGCTGCGCTTAGGCCCCGTGCTAGGTATACTGGTTGGACTTCACAGTGACAAAATGCTGGGCTTACGCGAGAAAAATATCAGGGACTTCGCCCGCTTGGCCAGGCAAAGAGGTGCCCTGACCTATGCCTTCGGAGCAAGCGATATCGACTGGCAGCGGTCTTGCATCACCGGGTGGGTTTTTAATCGCCATAAGCTAGTGAGGATGGAGTGTCCGCTACCCGATGTTGTTTACGACAAAGTGTCTAGCCGCCGGGTGGAGAATTCGGGCGCCGTAATCGAGATGAAGGATAGGCTGCGCGAGTATCCTCGCCTTAAGTACTACAACCTAGCCTTCTTCAACAAATGGGACGTGCATTGTCTGCTCGCGGCGCACCCACTGCTTAGTAAGTTCTTGCCGAGTACGGCGGAGCTTACGCCTGAACGGCTACTAGAGTACCTGGGGCGATACAGAGCGGTTTTTGTTAAGCCTACAGAGGGCTCGCTAGGAAGCGGCATTCTCCGTATTGGCAGGGTTGGTACTCTCTACTCTTACCGTTTTACGCGCCTAAATCGTCCTGACCTGCAGGGGGTTTGTTACAGCAGTGACAAGGTTGTGCGCTTAATTAAGAAGCTGATGCAGCAAGGGCAGTACGTGGTACAAAGAGGACTTCGGCTAGCTCGCGTGAATGGCGGGCCCTTTGACTGCAGGGTGCTGCTGCAAAAAAACCTGCGTAACAAATGGGTTGTAGAAAGTATAGTTGCGCGGGTTGCTGAGCCTGGCAATATAATTTCGAACATGTCAGATGGAGCGTACTTACTGCATCCGCGGCAGGCGCTACTCTTATCTTTTGGGCCACAGGGTAACTCGTCGATGCTTATCCGCACTATGAGAAGGATAGCTAGAGCCACAGCTCTAGCTATAGAGAAGGGGATGGGCATGGAATTTGCGGAGATGGGCGTAGATCTAGCCTTTGACACGAACGGTAGACTGTGGATACTAGAGGCCAATTCGCGGCCCGGTCGCCAAACCAATGACCTTAGAGAGCGACATGTCTCGAGTTCAGTTGTAAGGTTTGTCGGATATCTTTGCAGCCGCGGCAGGCTGTAA
- a CDS encoding DUF421 domain-containing protein translates to MQIALRTVFFYVAVVIVLRIMGKRELGHLSPFDLVVSIMIAELAALPIENTDKPLLEGVIPLVVLLLLEVLLSYAALKSETVRGIVNGKPSMVIIKGKIMEREMRKLRYNLNDLLVGLRSQGIVDLAEVDYAILEPSGTLSVIPIVDKRPVTPADLKLELPREELPLVLITDGRIHWVSVKKGGYDEGSFRALLHSQGIHSEQAVLFAYLDGRGNLQIQLKDAHRQS, encoded by the coding sequence ATGCAAATTGCCCTGCGCACTGTTTTTTTCTATGTCGCTGTAGTCATAGTGCTACGCATTATGGGGAAGCGCGAACTAGGCCATTTGTCGCCCTTTGATTTAGTGGTGTCTATTATGATTGCCGAGTTAGCGGCGCTTCCCATCGAGAATACGGACAAGCCCCTACTAGAGGGAGTCATTCCGCTTGTGGTGCTGCTTCTACTAGAGGTGCTTCTTTCCTACGCTGCTCTAAAGTCGGAAACAGTTCGCGGCATCGTCAACGGCAAGCCAAGCATGGTCATTATTAAGGGTAAAATTATGGAGAGAGAAATGCGCAAGCTGCGCTACAACCTCAATGACTTGCTCGTGGGTCTGCGCAGTCAGGGGATCGTGGACCTGGCGGAGGTGGATTATGCCATTCTTGAGCCTTCAGGCACTTTGAGCGTCATACCCATAGTAGATAAAAGACCCGTGACCCCGGCTGACCTCAAGCTAGAACTCCCTCGCGAAGAGTTGCCCTTGGTGCTCATTACAGACGGTAGAATTCACTGGGTGAGTGTAAAGAAGGGTGGCTATGACGAGGGGTCTTTTCGCGCTTTACTTCACTCCCAGGGTATTCACTCAGAACAAGCAGTACTCTTTGCCTACCTTGATGGGCGGGGTAACTTGCAAATTCAGCTCAAGGACGCACATAGACAATCATAG
- a CDS encoding protein sspF, translating into MARGRKVMSEQLKLKLAEELGFADTVRSRGWGAVSTKETGDMVRLAIAKAEQQMKGFR; encoded by the coding sequence TTGGCACGTGGACGCAAAGTAATGTCTGAACAGCTGAAGCTGAAGTTGGCAGAGGAGCTTGGCTTTGCCGATACTGTGCGCTCCCGCGGATGGGGTGCGGTGTCGACCAAGGAGACAGGCGATATGGTAAGACTGGCTATCGCCAAGGCGGAGCAACAGATGAAAGGTTTTCGTTAG
- a CDS encoding 2-hydroxyglutaryl-CoA dehydratase, producing MGTNVYLGVDVGSVSTKLVAIDSKGQVLGHCYLETQGQPIAAIQKGLDLIKHALTGSNTVAGVATTGSGRVIAAALLGADVVKNEITAHATATLRVLPEARAIIEIGGQDSKMILINHGVVTDFAMNTVCAAGTGSFLDRQAHRLGLPVGSLGELALQAKTPTRIAGRCAVFAESDMIHKQQAGHNLADIVAGLCEALVRNYLNNVGKGKTVKGPVSFQGGVAANIGIRKALEAALELAVVVPEHYKVMGALGAAYLAVETIGKSAFRGFGVAGAHCLASSEPCLGCGNACEVVRFAMEGRVLAHWGDRCGKYSQKQLSSAGS from the coding sequence ATGGGAACTAATGTGTACCTAGGGGTTGATGTCGGGTCGGTCAGCACCAAGCTAGTAGCTATCGATAGCAAGGGTCAAGTTCTCGGGCACTGCTACTTAGAGACTCAGGGGCAACCGATCGCCGCCATTCAGAAAGGCCTCGATTTAATTAAACATGCACTCACTGGAAGTAACACAGTGGCGGGAGTAGCGACTACCGGTAGCGGCAGAGTAATTGCCGCGGCCCTGCTAGGTGCAGATGTAGTAAAAAACGAGATTACGGCACATGCCACAGCTACTTTGCGGGTGCTACCCGAGGCTCGCGCCATTATTGAAATTGGTGGGCAAGATTCTAAAATGATACTGATTAATCATGGAGTGGTCACCGACTTTGCGATGAACACGGTATGTGCTGCTGGGACCGGGTCTTTCTTGGACCGACAAGCGCATCGTCTCGGCTTGCCTGTAGGGTCCTTGGGAGAACTTGCCTTGCAAGCCAAAACACCCACCCGCATTGCCGGTAGGTGTGCCGTTTTTGCTGAGTCCGACATGATCCACAAACAGCAAGCCGGTCACAACCTCGCTGACATTGTGGCCGGGCTGTGTGAAGCCTTAGTACGTAATTACCTGAACAATGTGGGCAAGGGAAAAACAGTAAAGGGGCCGGTCTCTTTCCAGGGCGGCGTGGCGGCTAATATCGGTATCCGCAAGGCCTTGGAGGCGGCCCTAGAGCTGGCCGTGGTCGTCCCCGAACACTACAAAGTAATGGGAGCCTTAGGAGCGGCTTACTTGGCAGTGGAGACGATTGGCAAGTCTGCTTTTCGCGGGTTCGGTGTGGCAGGAGCCCATTGTCTCGCCTCTTCAGAACCCTGTCTCGGTTGCGGCAATGCCTGCGAGGTGGTGCGGTTTGCTATGGAAGGCCGAGTTTTGGCACACTGGGGAGACCGTTGTGGCAAGTACAGTCAAAAACAACTTTCGTCAGCTGGGTCTTGA
- a CDS encoding YheC/YheD family protein — protein MPFAETGYFRQSLQAAKKLSMRAFVFCPLDIDWRSRSIYGYVYDDAAGAWQAKHFPFPDVVYDRLFPPRGRLANLLFAAAKRLRTQGQVQMFGRAFRGKWEVYSALAKHDDVKEHLPETRPLHKLADLDLLLRKHGYVFVKPDMGSQGAGVVSIRATTNGYRCRGRNHRNVPYAVNTHSLAHVLAVAKSASMRRRLLVQQGLELSFLQGRTFDVRAVVQKDHEGKWQLTGAAVRIGRPGSVTSNLHGGGHAARPEALLKRAFPASYSEIMETLVRLALRIPAVIDQELGRYGELGLDFGVDNNGKIWLIEANSKPGRTVFLRTGDYALRRTSIARPMQYSRYLALQKRSGGEEVV, from the coding sequence ATGCCTTTTGCCGAGACAGGGTACTTTCGCCAATCACTCCAGGCCGCAAAGAAGCTGTCAATGCGGGCGTTTGTCTTTTGTCCCCTCGATATCGACTGGCGTAGCCGCAGTATCTACGGCTACGTATATGACGACGCTGCCGGAGCCTGGCAGGCTAAACACTTTCCTTTTCCTGACGTGGTGTACGACCGACTATTCCCGCCGCGCGGCAGGCTGGCGAACCTTTTGTTTGCCGCCGCTAAGCGCTTACGAACCCAAGGCCAGGTACAGATGTTCGGCCGAGCCTTCCGAGGCAAGTGGGAGGTGTACAGCGCGCTGGCTAAACATGATGATGTAAAAGAACATCTTCCTGAGACAAGGCCCCTTCACAAACTTGCTGATTTAGACCTGCTTCTACGTAAACATGGCTATGTGTTCGTCAAGCCTGACATGGGTAGTCAAGGCGCGGGCGTGGTGTCCATTAGAGCCACAACCAATGGTTACCGTTGTCGCGGCAGAAACCACCGCAACGTTCCATACGCAGTAAACACACATTCCCTAGCCCATGTTCTGGCGGTAGCTAAGTCCGCCAGTATGCGCCGGCGGCTATTGGTGCAACAAGGGCTTGAGCTTAGTTTCTTACAGGGACGTACCTTTGATGTGAGGGCAGTTGTGCAAAAGGACCACGAAGGAAAGTGGCAGTTGACGGGCGCGGCGGTGAGAATCGGCCGCCCGGGTAGCGTGACCTCAAACTTGCATGGTGGTGGTCATGCTGCGCGCCCGGAGGCGCTGCTTAAACGTGCGTTTCCCGCAAGTTACAGCGAGATTATGGAAACATTAGTCCGGCTTGCCCTGAGAATACCTGCCGTCATTGACCAAGAGCTAGGCCGATACGGCGAGCTAGGACTAGACTTTGGGGTGGACAATAACGGCAAAATTTGGCTTATTGAGGCTAATAGTAAGCCTGGCCGCACCGTCTTTTTACGCACAGGGGACTATGCCTTACGAAGAACTAGCATCGCGCGGCCCATGCAGTACTCGCGGTATCTCGCTCTGCAAAAACGAAGTGGTGGTGAAGAAGTTGTTTGA
- a CDS encoding YheC/YheD family protein, giving the protein MFELSHSGSVLYITSDEASKWSLVHGQEVSVRFGCCVAPAALHVEEHRQRQRMSVLLRARLHFPSAYRGNLLYHAERKEVQIGPLIGFLTMPQGGKSGAWDSNLYSGLQAAARHVDAFTYAFSPRDVDWSSRLVRGHYRGRGAVKQLIVPLADVIYNRVSNRSQERTALYRHFLKRVADNKHPYLFNPHFFNKWQVHRWLSSDGEVRQYLPETRLLGGVRDMERIVSRHGHAYVKPLGGSQGKGIVRVAGLKEGGYAVHYRTGASNVLHYHANFAEAASEVLAAKERRGYLVQQGLTLAKYRGSTFDVRVTMHKQGSGEWEVVGPAAKVAVTGAVTTHVHNGGRVYPLKKVLREVFPQHEADIFLRLVVASKKIAVALERACKLRLGELGLDLGITPRGEVYLFEVNARPGRMVFAPGWARKDGRHSLRCLTAFAHYAAGFGEVD; this is encoded by the coding sequence TTGTTTGAGCTATCTCACAGTGGCAGTGTGCTGTATATAACTAGTGACGAGGCCAGTAAATGGAGTTTGGTGCATGGTCAAGAAGTCTCTGTCAGGTTTGGCTGTTGTGTGGCGCCTGCCGCCCTACATGTAGAGGAACATAGGCAACGGCAGCGCATGAGTGTGTTGCTTAGGGCACGACTTCATTTTCCCTCTGCCTACAGGGGTAATTTGCTCTACCATGCCGAGCGGAAGGAAGTGCAAATTGGGCCTCTGATTGGTTTTTTGACGATGCCGCAGGGAGGTAAGTCTGGAGCGTGGGATAGTAACCTCTACAGTGGCTTGCAGGCGGCCGCTCGCCATGTAGATGCTTTCACCTATGCCTTTAGCCCTAGAGATGTAGACTGGTCGTCGCGCTTGGTGCGTGGCCATTACAGGGGTAGGGGCGCTGTTAAGCAGCTTATCGTTCCCCTGGCAGATGTGATCTATAATCGGGTGTCAAATCGCAGCCAAGAGCGAACCGCCCTTTATCGACACTTTTTGAAACGCGTGGCGGACAATAAGCATCCTTACTTGTTCAACCCCCACTTCTTTAATAAATGGCAAGTGCATCGTTGGCTTTCTTCTGATGGAGAGGTGCGTCAATATCTTCCCGAGACGCGTTTGTTAGGTGGAGTGCGCGACATGGAGCGGATAGTGTCTCGCCATGGGCATGCCTATGTCAAACCTTTGGGCGGAAGCCAAGGCAAAGGCATTGTCCGCGTCGCAGGTCTTAAGGAAGGCGGTTATGCCGTTCATTATCGCACTGGTGCCAGCAATGTGCTGCATTATCACGCTAATTTTGCCGAGGCAGCGTCAGAGGTTCTGGCTGCTAAAGAGCGGCGAGGCTACCTCGTTCAGCAGGGCTTGACTTTAGCCAAGTATCGCGGCAGCACCTTTGATGTCAGGGTAACCATGCACAAGCAGGGTAGTGGAGAATGGGAGGTAGTGGGGCCTGCGGCAAAAGTTGCAGTAACAGGGGCAGTCACTACGCATGTACATAATGGCGGTAGGGTCTACCCGCTAAAGAAAGTGTTGCGCGAGGTTTTTCCGCAGCATGAAGCAGATATCTTTCTTCGCCTAGTCGTGGCCAGCAAGAAAATTGCCGTGGCGCTAGAGCGCGCCTGCAAACTGCGCTTAGGGGAATTAGGCCTAGACCTCGGTATAACACCAAGGGGGGAGGTTTATCTCTTTGAGGTGAACGCGCGGCCTGGGCGCATGGTGTTTGCTCCCGGCTGGGCCAGAAAAGATGGTAGGCACTCCTTGCGCTGTCTCACTGCGTTTGCGCACTACGCAGCCGGCTTTGGCGAAGTAGATTAG
- a CDS encoding CoA protein activase: protein MRVTFPHMGTLSLAMRALLENLGLQVVMPPPITSRTLALGAKYSPECVCLPFKVNVGNYIEAIELGADTVVMAGGIGPCRFGYYAELQREILADLGLSANMIVLEPPQGMVTELWRKISSLTRGHSFMSVAQVFYFAWRLAKGLDGIEKTLHQVRALEKTRGSCDIIWNEAQNSIGQTRTLRGLWAAERLIKERIAALPKKTCVHPLRVGLVGEIYMLLEPKVNLGLAERLGYLGVEVHRSMSVSDWVTQHLVPDPRAQVLVRKIRQAAKPYLRGHVGGHGLETIGHSVLYAEEGMDGIIQVLPLTCMPEIVAQSILPTISEKYGIPILTLVLDEHAGEGGLQTRLEAFVDMLRARQRRGRAITSHGN from the coding sequence ATGCGCGTTACCTTTCCCCACATGGGGACGCTGAGTTTAGCAATGCGAGCGCTCCTTGAAAACTTGGGACTTCAGGTGGTGATGCCTCCCCCTATTACTAGCCGTACTTTGGCACTGGGGGCGAAGTATTCGCCAGAGTGTGTTTGTCTGCCTTTCAAAGTGAACGTCGGGAATTACATAGAGGCCATAGAGTTAGGGGCGGACACCGTGGTCATGGCGGGCGGCATTGGACCATGTCGCTTTGGCTACTATGCAGAGTTACAGCGCGAAATATTGGCGGACCTTGGCCTCTCGGCCAACATGATCGTACTCGAGCCGCCCCAAGGCATGGTGACGGAGCTTTGGCGTAAAATCTCAAGCTTAACCCGGGGCCATTCATTTATGTCCGTGGCGCAAGTCTTTTACTTTGCTTGGCGTCTTGCCAAGGGGCTCGACGGCATCGAAAAGACTCTTCACCAGGTGCGCGCCCTCGAGAAAACTAGGGGTTCTTGCGACATAATCTGGAACGAGGCACAGAACAGCATTGGCCAAACGCGAACCCTACGAGGACTATGGGCTGCCGAAAGACTGATCAAAGAGCGCATCGCGGCCTTGCCAAAAAAAACCTGTGTGCACCCTCTGCGCGTAGGGCTGGTCGGCGAAATCTACATGCTGCTAGAGCCGAAGGTCAACCTAGGTCTCGCCGAGCGCCTCGGCTACCTAGGGGTAGAGGTTCACCGTAGTATGTCTGTGAGTGACTGGGTGACACAGCACCTGGTGCCAGATCCTAGAGCGCAAGTTTTGGTCCGAAAAATTAGGCAGGCGGCAAAGCCGTACTTGCGCGGCCATGTGGGGGGACATGGCCTTGAGACGATAGGCCATAGTGTTCTCTACGCCGAAGAAGGAATGGATGGCATCATTCAAGTCTTGCCTCTGACCTGCATGCCTGAAATCGTAGCGCAGAGTATCTTGCCTACGATTAGTGAGAAATATGGCATCCCTATCCTCACCCTCGTGTTGGATGAGCATGCCGGCGAGGGAGGCTTGCAGACACGACTGGAAGCATTTGTCGATATGTTGCGCGCACGCCAAAGACGAGGGAGGGCGATAACTAGTCATGGGAACTAA
- the cotE gene encoding outer spore coat protein CotE, producing MWNRQDSLGLRDIIARTTCAKGQKRFKQTFSIHTTHVPDTVLGYRITNHSFVALPERNYVVITGQYDGHVWYAYDRGNQTYVDKKTICYTEHVPVVDLEGVRLLVGEHVQAAVVKEPRITDAHLRRGVVEVTAMLEYYAEIVGEAKLWVKVFEPPDCVDDKKHVDFTETEEEEFDDFPEDEEDF from the coding sequence ATGTGGAACCGCCAAGATTCTTTAGGGCTTCGGGACATCATTGCTCGTACCACCTGTGCCAAAGGGCAAAAACGCTTCAAACAGACGTTCTCCATACATACGACTCATGTTCCCGACACGGTTCTTGGCTACCGGATAACCAACCACAGCTTTGTGGCCTTGCCCGAGCGCAACTACGTGGTCATTACGGGTCAGTACGATGGGCATGTTTGGTATGCGTATGATCGTGGTAATCAGACGTATGTGGACAAGAAGACCATCTGCTACACCGAACACGTGCCGGTAGTTGACTTAGAAGGCGTGCGTCTCCTTGTAGGAGAGCACGTGCAGGCTGCGGTCGTCAAAGAACCTCGCATTACGGATGCCCATTTGCGGCGTGGGGTAGTCGAAGTGACGGCCATGCTGGAGTACTACGCCGAAATAGTCGGCGAAGCGAAGTTGTGGGTTAAGGTCTTCGAGCCGCCAGATTGTGTGGACGACAAGAAGCACGTTGATTTCACCGAAACCGAAGAGGAAGAATTTGATGACTTCCCTGAGGATGAAGAAGATTTCTAG
- a CDS encoding YheC/YheD family protein: MLLVKLSAHAPQQQGDSRTVKGGMSVLRGTLCTKLGHSVLHLSPEAIKGLGLEMGREVALWRDGNGYRLGPYIGIMTVRRPQAQPGFAGIGGRRDNFVGLSRMGQKMGAVVFVFAAEDVDYQAQRITGFCLEGSGQWTRVSLPWPDVIYNRVPDRQSEEKAAVALLKKRFVAAGGALFNSGFFHKWQITEALIRQGAVKHYLPETKLLETARDFLSMLAEHSLLYLKPVSSFAGQGILQVSRLPHRLLLRYRAGDEVKEEHYGNVESLLRAVKQHKIPGQYLVQQGLALAKYRGAIFDARALVQKTSEGDWDLTGVGIRVASRGGITTHVPCGGHIASLENVLQEVYGETEVKSSGVWLRVKNLALAIAPAIEKSLGQTLGEMSMDIGITSAGHCYFLEANAKPMKFDEPHIWRRSLRRRVEYCRFLAGWRGDEVHSYAGN; the protein is encoded by the coding sequence TTGCTACTAGTGAAATTGTCGGCACATGCGCCACAACAGCAAGGGGATAGCAGGACTGTCAAAGGCGGAATGAGTGTTCTGCGCGGAACGCTGTGCACTAAGTTAGGTCACTCTGTACTACACCTGAGCCCTGAGGCTATCAAGGGGCTGGGGCTAGAGATGGGGCGAGAGGTGGCTTTGTGGCGTGATGGAAACGGTTACAGATTAGGGCCTTACATTGGCATTATGACTGTGAGGCGCCCGCAGGCGCAGCCGGGGTTTGCTGGAATCGGTGGCAGGCGAGATAATTTCGTGGGGTTATCGCGTATGGGGCAGAAAATGGGTGCTGTTGTCTTTGTTTTTGCGGCCGAGGATGTAGATTATCAGGCCCAGAGAATTACGGGCTTCTGCCTAGAGGGTAGCGGACAATGGACTCGCGTGAGTCTGCCTTGGCCTGACGTCATCTACAACCGGGTTCCTGATCGCCAATCGGAAGAAAAGGCAGCGGTAGCGCTACTTAAGAAGAGATTTGTCGCAGCAGGGGGGGCTCTCTTCAATTCCGGGTTTTTTCATAAGTGGCAGATCACTGAGGCCCTCATTCGTCAAGGGGCAGTAAAGCACTACCTCCCTGAAACGAAATTGCTAGAGACAGCCCGCGATTTTCTTAGCATGTTGGCAGAACATAGTCTGCTCTACCTTAAGCCTGTCAGCAGCTTTGCCGGACAGGGAATCCTCCAAGTTAGCCGCTTGCCTCACCGGTTGCTTTTGCGCTACCGCGCGGGAGATGAGGTGAAAGAGGAGCACTATGGGAATGTAGAAAGCCTCTTAAGAGCAGTAAAGCAGCATAAAATACCTGGCCAGTACCTAGTCCAGCAGGGCTTGGCGCTAGCGAAGTATCGTGGGGCAATATTTGACGCACGTGCCCTGGTACAAAAGACGAGTGAGGGCGACTGGGATCTAACTGGTGTCGGCATACGGGTAGCGAGCCGCGGGGGGATAACAACTCATGTGCCCTGTGGTGGCCATATTGCCTCCTTAGAAAATGTGCTGCAAGAAGTCTATGGCGAGACAGAAGTGAAGTCGAGTGGTGTCTGGCTGCGGGTTAAAAATCTCGCGCTAGCGATTGCACCGGCCATAGAAAAAAGCCTTGGGCAGACTCTAGGGGAGATGTCCATGGATATCGGCATCACCTCTGCCGGGCACTGCTACTTCTTAGAAGCAAATGCCAAGCCTATGAAGTTCGATGAACCCCACATTTGGCGCCGTTCTTTGCGTAGACGCGTCGAGTACTGCAGGTTCCTGGCGGGATGGCGGGGCGACGAGGTACACAGCTATGCGGGTAACTAA
- a CDS encoding HAD family hydrolase: MVKAVIFDLDGTLWDARQVAIPAFREVLIELALTVPSDAVLANTLGYPLHEIWEMLLPSEHRHHAEHADQLMEKAELRLLVESQAQPFPGVRETLSHVRSLGYKTYICSNCAPNYLESVTHHLGLVELFDARYCAGQFHGLTKVDLVALVKERHHITGGYMVGDRFHDMLAGQANSLFTVGCLFGTGQTTELARADFTIATFAELKSVIAPI; this comes from the coding sequence TTGGTTAAAGCTGTTATTTTTGATCTTGATGGAACACTATGGGATGCACGACAAGTTGCCATTCCGGCTTTTCGCGAGGTGCTTATCGAGCTTGCGCTTACCGTGCCGAGCGATGCGGTCCTCGCTAATACCCTCGGCTACCCACTACACGAAATCTGGGAAATGCTCCTGCCCTCAGAACATCGTCATCACGCAGAGCATGCCGATCAATTGATGGAAAAAGCAGAGCTGCGCCTGCTAGTAGAGTCGCAAGCCCAGCCCTTCCCAGGTGTACGCGAGACACTTTCCCATGTGCGGAGCTTAGGCTACAAAACATATATCTGTTCAAACTGCGCCCCCAACTACCTTGAGTCAGTAACTCACCATTTAGGCTTAGTTGAACTTTTTGATGCCCGCTACTGCGCGGGACAGTTCCATGGCCTGACAAAAGTCGACTTAGTAGCTCTCGTCAAAGAACGTCACCACATTACGGGAGGCTACATGGTGGGTGACCGCTTTCACGACATGCTGGCAGGTCAGGCTAACTCCCTCTTTACTGTCGGGTGCTTGTTTGGCACTGGCCAGACCACGGAACTTGCTCGTGCCGACTTCACTATCGCAACCTTCGCCGAGCTCAAGAGTGTCATTGCCCCAATTTAA
- a CDS encoding molybdopterin molybdotransferase MoeA, whose translation MVKKHITISDKSVLTPLTELVGSIIGEDVYAPCPVPHFRRSTMDGYAVVAADTHGASESLPAMLHLSDSKLPMCERVYTGDLVREAFDAVMMLEYAEELLDGTVLLSRPIAAGDNIMGVGEDIAANSLALGQGGQATSHDVGVLAALGKTGVKTRDFRVGIISTGNEIVPYECLPQVGQMRDINSPLLTSLFQTAGFRVQYYGIFRDDEVSLTKALAMALEQTDAVVLSGGSSAGALDFTERAVNNLGLPGVLVHGLAVKPGKPTILGAVRGRLVVGLPGHPLSCAVMAHMVALPLLRFAAGAKASMPMYASVVLARPLASLPGRRDFIPCRLSGQEAWPQQSKSAAIQVLAASQGLLVVPEECEGYSAGTTVNVRLWGGSV comes from the coding sequence TTGGTCAAAAAACATATCACCATCTCTGATAAAAGCGTATTGACCCCCCTAACGGAGCTTGTTGGCAGCATCATCGGCGAGGATGTGTACGCGCCCTGCCCTGTGCCTCACTTTAGGCGCTCTACTATGGACGGCTATGCTGTAGTTGCTGCGGACACCCATGGGGCGAGCGAGTCGTTGCCGGCCATGCTGCACCTTAGTGATTCCAAGTTACCCATGTGTGAGCGCGTATACACCGGCGACCTTGTTCGCGAGGCTTTTGACGCGGTGATGATGCTTGAGTATGCAGAGGAGCTTCTCGATGGCACCGTTCTTCTGTCACGCCCTATCGCCGCGGGAGACAACATTATGGGCGTGGGCGAGGACATAGCGGCAAACAGTCTGGCCCTTGGTCAAGGGGGACAAGCGACCTCGCACGATGTTGGTGTCTTGGCGGCCCTCGGTAAGACTGGCGTTAAGACGCGTGATTTTCGTGTCGGCATTATCTCGACCGGCAACGAGATAGTCCCTTATGAGTGCCTTCCGCAGGTAGGACAGATGAGGGACATCAATTCGCCTCTCTTGACGAGTCTCTTTCAGACAGCAGGTTTCAGGGTGCAGTACTATGGTATTTTTCGTGATGATGAAGTGTCGTTGACGAAAGCTCTGGCCATGGCCTTGGAACAAACAGATGCCGTCGTGCTTTCTGGCGGTAGTTCTGCTGGGGCACTCGATTTTACGGAGCGAGCCGTGAACAACCTCGGTCTGCCGGGCGTGCTTGTGCATGGGCTGGCAGTGAAACCTGGTAAACCAACAATTCTTGGCGCAGTACGAGGCAGACTCGTGGTGGGCCTGCCAGGCCACCCTCTGTCTTGCGCCGTCATGGCGCACATGGTAGCGCTGCCCTTGTTGCGCTTTGCGGCGGGGGCCAAGGCCTCGATGCCTATGTACGCGAGTGTCGTGCTTGCGCGACCCCTGGCCAGCTTGCCCGGACGCAGGGACTTTATCCCCTGTCGCCTCTCTGGTCAAGAAGCATGGCCACAACAGTCAAAGTCAGCGGCCATTCAAGTTCTGGCTGCTTCGCAAGGTTTGCTGGTGGTGCCTGAGGAGTGTGAAGGATACAGTGCCGGCACAACGGTCAATGTGCGGCTTTGGGGAGGTTCAGTGTGA